One window from the genome of Saccharicrinis carchari encodes:
- a CDS encoding glycoside hydrolase family 95 protein: protein MKFNLFFALFAALLFAGCTNATPPKQELVLWHDSPAQVWEQTLPLGNGRIGMMPDGGIDAEKIVLNDITMWSGSKDPEALNPEAIDYLPKIRQLLLEGKNLEAQEMMYQHFRCQGQGSAFGNGKDAPYGCFQMVGNLNIKYDYPAKTNAEDYRFSLDLNDALAHTSFTKGGVNYAREYYVSHSEDVMFIRLSADKKQSIHFNLGLSRPERTEVFIKDNALYMKGQLNDGRNDNKGVRYVTKVQLINKGGEMAAQNNELSVSDANEVLIMISTATDMLDANYETTVEKRIADVLNTNYNTLRKNHVNAYQEKFHRVELNLGQQNNTLTTNTRLKQFQNQDDPSFAALYFQYGRYLMICGTNENSMPLNLQGLWANTVQTPWNGDYHLNINVQMNYWPAEVCNLSELHKPLIDFTKSLVPSGTATAETFYGADGWVAHVITNPWLFTAPAEHASWGATNTGGAWLCEHLWEHYAFTQDKDYLKSIYPTLAGASEFFLTNMIAEPKNGWLVTAPSSSPENGFFLPGSRDAVYVCMGPTMDVQIITELFTNTLEAAKILGLEDETTHNIRETLPKLPPMQVSPKGYLQEWLEDYEETDVHHRHVSHLYGLYPSNQISPERTPELAEAARQTLERRGDGGTGWSRAWKVNFWARLLDGNRAYKLLKSLLQPAIGDAVLMDGSGSGTYPNLFCAHPPFQIDGNFGGTAGIAEMLIQSHDGFIELLPAIPDEWATGNYKGLKVRGGAEVSATWQNNRLQNAEILASTDNTFRLKVPAGIASVKIDGKTAEIKDGFVTLEMKQDQKTVLKFE from the coding sequence ATGAAATTTAATCTGTTTTTCGCCTTGTTTGCAGCCCTACTTTTTGCGGGCTGCACCAATGCCACGCCGCCCAAACAAGAACTTGTTTTATGGCACGATTCCCCGGCCCAAGTGTGGGAACAAACACTGCCCCTCGGAAACGGACGGATTGGGATGATGCCCGATGGTGGCATTGACGCCGAAAAAATTGTCCTCAACGACATCACCATGTGGTCGGGGAGCAAAGACCCCGAAGCGCTGAACCCCGAAGCCATTGATTATCTGCCCAAAATTCGTCAGCTCCTGTTGGAAGGAAAAAACCTGGAAGCCCAGGAAATGATGTATCAACATTTTCGGTGCCAGGGGCAAGGTTCAGCTTTCGGCAACGGGAAAGATGCGCCCTATGGTTGTTTTCAAATGGTGGGCAACTTAAACATCAAGTACGACTACCCGGCCAAAACCAACGCAGAAGACTATCGGTTTTCGTTGGATTTAAACGATGCACTTGCCCATACTTCCTTTACAAAAGGGGGCGTAAATTATGCCCGCGAGTATTACGTGTCGCACAGTGAGGATGTAATGTTTATCCGCCTAAGTGCCGATAAAAAACAATCAATCCATTTTAATCTTGGACTTTCGCGTCCGGAACGGACAGAAGTTTTTATCAAGGACAATGCCCTTTACATGAAAGGTCAATTGAACGACGGACGCAACGACAACAAAGGGGTGCGCTACGTCACCAAGGTGCAGCTAATCAACAAGGGGGGTGAAATGGCTGCCCAAAACAATGAACTTAGCGTTTCCGATGCCAACGAAGTGTTGATAATGATATCAACGGCTACCGATATGTTAGATGCAAACTATGAAACTACCGTAGAAAAACGGATTGCAGATGTCCTCAATACGAATTACAACACACTCCGAAAAAATCACGTAAATGCGTATCAGGAGAAGTTTCATCGCGTAGAGCTAAACCTGGGCCAACAAAACAATACGCTTACCACCAATACCCGGCTCAAGCAGTTCCAGAACCAGGACGACCCTTCTTTTGCCGCCCTTTACTTTCAGTATGGTCGTTACCTGATGATTTGTGGCACAAATGAAAACTCCATGCCGCTTAACCTGCAAGGCTTGTGGGCCAACACGGTTCAAACACCATGGAACGGCGACTACCACCTAAACATAAACGTGCAAATGAACTATTGGCCTGCCGAGGTCTGCAACCTATCGGAACTGCACAAACCGCTGATAGACTTTACAAAATCCCTGGTTCCGTCCGGCACCGCAACTGCAGAAACGTTTTACGGTGCCGATGGTTGGGTGGCCCACGTGATCACCAACCCCTGGCTCTTTACCGCTCCCGCCGAACACGCCTCCTGGGGCGCCACCAATACCGGCGGGGCCTGGCTCTGCGAACACCTTTGGGAACATTATGCCTTTACGCAGGACAAGGACTATTTGAAAAGCATCTATCCCACCCTGGCAGGCGCATCCGAATTTTTCCTTACTAATATGATAGCCGAACCCAAAAACGGCTGGTTGGTAACAGCGCCGTCCTCCTCCCCCGAAAACGGCTTTTTTCTTCCCGGAAGCAGGGATGCGGTTTATGTATGTATGGGTCCCACCATGGATGTGCAAATTATTACCGAGTTGTTTACAAACACCCTGGAAGCTGCCAAAATATTAGGCCTTGAAGATGAAACTACCCACAACATCCGTGAAACGCTCCCCAAACTCCCTCCCATGCAAGTTAGCCCTAAAGGCTACTTACAGGAGTGGCTCGAAGATTACGAAGAAACCGATGTGCACCATCGCCATGTTTCGCACCTTTATGGATTATACCCATCCAACCAAATAAGCCCTGAGCGGACCCCCGAACTGGCCGAAGCTGCCCGTCAAACCCTGGAGCGCCGTGGCGACGGAGGAACAGGTTGGTCACGTGCCTGGAAAGTAAACTTTTGGGCTCGCCTGCTGGATGGTAACAGAGCCTACAAATTGCTCAAAAGCCTGTTACAACCGGCCATTGGTGATGCTGTGCTTATGGACGGCAGCGGCAGCGGAACCTACCCCAACCTGTTTTGTGCCCATCCACCTTTTCAAATCGACGGTAATTTTGGCGGAACTGCGGGCATTGCCGAAATGCTTATTCAAAGCCATGATGGTTTTATTGAATTACTGCCTGCCATCCCTGATGAATGGGCAACAGGCAACTATAAAGGTCTTAAAGTTCGCGGCGGCGCAGAAGTGAGTGCTACCTGGCAAAACAATCGCCTGCAAAATGCTGAAATACTGGCTTCCACCGATAACACTTTCAGGTTAAAAGTACCTGCCGGAATAGCAAGCGTTAAAATAGACGGAAAAACGGCTGAGATCAAAGATGGTTTCGTAACGCTTGAAATGAAGCAAGACCAGAAAACTGTTTTGAAATTTGAATAA